DNA sequence from the Butyricimonas faecalis genome:
GTCCATGCTCCTGATGCTGGACTATGGTGTTTACTATGAATTTGTGCCGATCAGCGAACTGGCCAAACCGCATCCCCGCGCACTTCTTCTGGAAGAAGTGGAAACCGGTGTGAACTATGCGCTTGTCATCTCCACCAACGGAGGACTTTGGCGCTACATGATCGGAGACACGATTATGTTCACCTCTACCCGCCCCTACAAATTCAAAATCACGGGAAGGACAAAGTTATTTATCAACGCTTTCGGGGAAGAACTGATCATTGATAACGCCATCGAGGCTTTAAAACAGACTTGTGAGAAAACCGGAGCTACGGTCACGGCATTCACGGCAGCCCCGGTCTTCATGGATAATGGTAAAAAAGGAGCCCACGAATGGATTATCGAATACGGTACTCCACCCGCGGACTTGGAAAATTTTGCCGATATTCTCGATTCCGAACTAAAGAAAGTAAACTCAGACTACGAGGCCAAACGTTATAAAGATATGTCTCTTCAGCGCTTGATTCTTCATGCAGCACGACCCAACCTCTTCACCGACTGGCTGAAAGAAAAAGGGAAACTCGGTGGACAGAATAAAGTACCGCAGCTATGGAACGACCGTACGCATATTGACGAATTACTAAAAATGAATTCATGATAAGATTCAAATAATAAATTTTTCACAGATAAAGCAAATTCACACACATATGAGAAAAACAACTATTTTAATGATGATCGCCGTGACGCTTGGTTTCTCCGGCTGTAAAAGCAATAACGGTGACAAAGCGCAACTGACGGCCAATGAATGGCAATTGAAAGAGATGACAACCACAAAGGGGAAAACCGCTCTTCCGCAACGAGTTCCCACCCTTATGTTGACCGACACCAACACGATGTACGGCTTCTCCGGATGTAACCGATTTTTTGGGAAATATTCCACGAAAGGGAATACCATCAAGTTTGAACCGGGCGGAAGCACCATGATGGCTTGTCCGGATCTCCAGTTCGAGGGCGAGTACATGCAGACGTTGGCCACTATGACCTCGTACAGCATTGAAAACAAAGAATTGAAATTAACGGACAAAGACCGGAAACAAACTCTCGTTTTCGTGCCTAAAACAGAAGAAGAAATCATCGGTGTCGCAAACGACGCTCACGGATGTAACGGTGCTGCAGGCTACACTTGGTCTGAAGCTAGAAAAGACTGTATCCGTTTGTTTGAATCTGGCATTCGCATGAACCCGATCAACGACCCGCAAGCCACGCTTTCCACGTTCATCGTGTTCTCAACCGACTCCACGTTGGCAGAAATATTCATTCCCGACATGGAAAACCTCCCGTTACTGAACAGACGCGAACTACCGGGAGGCGGTTATGCTTGGAACGTGGAGGACGATGATACCTATAACGTAAGACAAGTAAACGGACAATGGATCATCGAACAACGCGGAGAAACATTATACACCGAAACCCCAGAAAGCGTGGTCAACATGATATTCCAAGGTGGTGATGGCAAAACCAAAATGTTATACCAAGTAGAAATCACCTTCTATCCCGCGGAAGAACTGGCGGTTGTGAAACTTGACGACCAAACATACGAATTATCGCAACAACGCATGGCTTCCGGTTTCATGTACAAAAAGGATCAAGTAAGCTTGATTGGAAAAGGGGAAGAGGCGGAACTAACCCTTCCTGACGGGAAAGTATTGAAACTGCATGCAAAGAAGTAGTTATAAAAAAGGGACTCGCAATGAGTCCCTTTTTTATAACTTAATAATCAACACCGTCACGTAAGCCGAAACCCCTTCTTCTCTCCCCTCAAATCCCAACTTCTCCGTCGTGGTAGCCTTGATGGTAATCTCATCTACATCAATCCCCATGATTTCAGACAAACATTCCCGCATCTCCAAGGTACGCATTTTGATTTTGGGCCTTTGCAGGCATACCACGCAATCAATATTACCGATAGCAAACCCTTTGTCCTCGATCATGTCGATCACTTTCTTCAACAGAATTTTACTATCAATTCCCTTGTAAGCGGGGTCCGTATCCGGGAAATATACCCCGATGTCATCCAATCCGGCAGCACCCAGAAGTGCATCACATATCGCATGAATCAACACATCCCCGTCCGAATGGGCTACACACCCTTTTTCATGTTCCAGTTTAATTCCTCCTAGCCAAAAGTCCAATCCCGGCTCTAAGCGGTGGATATCAATCCCTATACCTGTTTTTATTTTCATCGTAATTGTATTAATCTTCTGCAATATTAATGAAAAAACCGCTCGGTCATACCCCTGAAGCCTAAAATCTAAAATCAATACCTCCAAAATCGTTTCAGGGTTCATTTATTTTTATAAATTTGTCACTCTGATCGGATATTATGAAAAAATGAAAGAGCTCGAACTAATATATAACTCTTTTCTGGCGGGTAGCCGGATTACAACAGACTCTAGAGAGGTAAAGGATGGAGATATATTTATCGCCTTGAAGGGTGAAAATCATAACGGTAACACTTTTGCAGCGAAGGCGGTGGCCCAAGGAGCGAAACACGTCGTCATTGACGAAGTTGCCTACAACACGGCACCCCAATGCGTACTCGTTCCCGACACCCTGCAATTCCTGCAACAATTGGCGAACCATCACCGCCGGAAATTAAATATTCCTATCTTGGGAATCACTGGCACAAATGGAAAAACGACTACCAAAGAATTGTGTCACGCCGTTCTTTCTCAAAAATATAACACCATTGCCACAAAAGGCAATTTAAACAACCACATCGGAGTACCCCTCACGTTGTTAAGCATGGATGCCTCCACGGAATTCGGCATCGTGGAGATGGGGGCCAATCATCCGGGGGAAATAAAAGAACTATGCAAGATCGTTGAACCGGATTACGGTATCATCACGAACATCGGATATGCCCACTTGGAAGGGTTCGGAAGTTACGAAAATATCATCCGAACCAAAAGCGCCCTTTACGAAGTCGTGAAGGAAAAATCGGGAATTTTATTCGTAAATGGAGAAGACAAATTACTATGCCAATTATCAGAAAATCAGAAAAGATACACCTACGGCATAGATGGTCATTTCACGAACGGGGAAATCGTTCAGACCACCCCTTACCTCGTGTATGCACTGAAGACCCACCACGGACAACTATATATCCGGACGAAGCTCATCGGGGGATATAACTTTGATAACGCCATGGCTGCTACCACGGTAGGAATGTATTTCAATATCGATCCTTTGCAAATACAAGCCGCCATCGAGGCTTATACCCCCTCTAACCTTCGCTCGCAACTACTGAAAACAAATCGCAACACGATCATCTTGGATGCTTACAACGCCAACCCAAGTAGTATGCAAGTCGCCATCTCCAATTTTGCAGAAATGAAGGCAGACAACAAATTACTAATTATCGGGGAGATGCGTGAACTGGGAGCCATCTCCGAGGAATCCCACAAAAACATCGTGGAGCTCATGAAGAAAAACCATTTTCCCCAAGTATTCCTCGTGGGACCGAGTTTTGAAACCATTGCAAATAACTATACCTTTACGCGTTACTTTCCCGACACGGACACGCTGATCGAGTATCTCAAAGTGCACGAGATCCGCCATGCTTTTATTCTGATAAAAGGTTCGAGGGGAAACAAATTGGAAAGGATTACAGAATATTTATAAAACAATAGACCATGAACGACAGAGTTGTCATCATACCGACTTATAACGAGAAAGAGAATATCGAAAATATTCTTCGTTATGTTTTTAAATTGGAACCAAAGTTTGATGTGCTCGTTATAGAGGACAACTCTCCCGACGGCACGGCTCAAATTGTCAAACGTCTTCAATCCGAATTCCCGCAACTTCACATGATCGAACGTAAAGGAAAGCTGGGACTCGGCACGGCCTATATCACCGGATTCAAATGGTCATTGGAACACGGGTACAATTACATCTTCGAAATGGATGCCGATTTTTCCCATAATCCCGATGATCTGATTAAACTGTATCACGCCTGCAAAAGTGGGGAAGGCGATATGGCAATCGGCTCCCGTTACGTCACAGGTGTTAACGTCGTGAACTGGCCTATGGGACGAGTACTCATGTCCTATTTCGCCTCCAAGTACGTGAGATTTATCACGGGCATGAAAATACATGACGCCACAGCCGGATTCGTTTGCTACACCCGGAAAGTTTTGGAAGCCATTGATCTCGACAACATCCGTTTTAAAGGCTATGCCTTCCAGATCGAAATGAAATTCACGGCATGGACCATGGGATTCAAGCTGAAAGAAGTTCCTATCATCTTCACCGACCGTACCCTCGGTACATCCAAAATGAGTGGTGGCATCTTCAACGAAGCCTTTTGGGGAGTTATCACGATGAAACTCCGGAGCCTGGGAAAACGTAAGAAAATTAAAAATTAAGGAGGAACTGGTAGCTATGCCAAAGACGGTGAGCATTTCAGTCCTCCCCCTGTGCAAGGGGGAGCCAGAGGGGGTAGTTAAAGCGTCAGCCCCATGCGGCCGGAATCTAAAATTTAAAATCTAAAATCTAAAATCAATATGCGTTTATTATTTCAAGGTGGAACCATCGTAAATGAAGGGAGAGCCTTCAAGGGAGACCTCTTGATTCACAACGATCGTATCGAAAAAATCATAGAAGGTAAGCTAGATGCAGTCCCCGGAGACATCAAAATTATTGATGCCACGGGAAAATATATCATACCGGGAGTGATCGACGATCAAGTACATTTCCGCGAACCCGGACTCACACACAAAGGAGATATCCGGGAAGGTAGTCGGGCGGCAGCTGCAGGAGGTGTGACCTCTTTCATGGATATGCCTAACGTGAAACCTCCCACCGTAACCAACGCGTTACTCCGGGAAAAGCAACAGATAGCCAAGGAGAATGCGGCTGTCAACTATTCATTTTACCTCGGTGCCACTGTTGATAATATCGAGGAAATTAAAAAGGTAGACCCACACACAACCTGCGGAATCAAAGTATTTATGGGTTCTTCCACGGGAAACATGCTAGTGGACAATCGGGAAGCCTTGGAAAAAATATTCGCAGAATCCCCCATTCTTATCGCAACCCATTGTGAGGATTCGCCCACGATAAACTGGAACCTGGAACTCTACAAGCAACAGTACGGGGAAGACATTCCTCCGTTCTGCCACCCCTTAATCCGTAGTCGAGAGTGTTGCTACACCAGCTCTTCGCTGGCTGCCGAGCTGGCACGCAAGTACGGTAGCCGCCTGCACATTCTTCACTTAAGCACAAAAGAAGAACTGGAATTACTGGATCAAGGGCCCCGCACTCAAAAACATATCACCGGAGAAGTATGCGTTCATCATCTTTGGTTCAACGATCAGGCCTACCACACCAAAGGGAACCTCGTCAAGTGGAATCCTGCCATCAAAACCGAAGAAGATCGTCAAGCCCTGTTGCAAGCCTTGAATGACAATCGTCTGGACATCATCGCCACAGATCACGCCCCCCATCTTCCGGCAGAAAAAGCCGGAGTGTACACCCAATCAGCCAGCGGAGGCCCGATGGTGCAACACTCGCTGGTTGTCATGCTGGAACTCATGGAGAAAGGTCAGATCACGCTTGAAAATATCGTGGACAAAATGTGTCATGCACCCGCCGACATTTTCCATGTCGAAGAAAGAGGCTATCTACGGGAAGGTTACAAAGCAGACATTGCCATCTTCGAAAAACACCCGTGGAGGGTAAAGAAAGAAAATTTACTCTACAAATGCGGTTGGTCTCCCCTCGAAGAAATGTCCTTTACCTATCAGGTAAGCATGACACTCGTGAACGGGCAAATCGTGTACGATCATGGAAAGATCAATGACCATGTGCGCGGGGAAATGCTGACATTCTATTAACCTACAAAATAAAAAGCACACAAGCCGCGATAAATAACAAAAACAACACGTTCCCCAACCAACGGGTCCGGTGTGAAATAAAATATTGGGTAAACATATAAGATAACGGGATCGCTGTAATCAAGGTGATCCCGTGACAATTAAACGGGATGAAAAACAACGAACTCCCCACGAATAGCAGCATCGATAACATAGACAACATCCCGCGCCGCTGCGCCACAATCGCCATCGGATAATTTACCACGACATTATACAAGGACACAATGATCAGCACACCGATCACCACAAAGGCGACCATTTTCTCTGGCATGATTTTCCAAAATACTTGCCCGCCCATCAATGCCTGCACGAACACATTCGGTAACGTCGCCAACCGATCGGTCAGAAAATAATAGCACCCCGTAAAGAATAGTGCAGAAAATATACCAATAAACAATGCCACCAAATCCTTCAACGCCGCCCTTCCCGAAAAAGGGAGGACGATAATCGCCCATACAATTAACATGATCAATTTCGGACAAAGCAAAACCGCTAGCGCAGAAAAAAGTCCGAAGCCAAACACAGGAGCATTAGATTGCGTGTTCACGATGGCCGACTGCAAACGATCCACCGCCAACACGACACACAGGGCCGCCACCAAATAATTACTCACCCCGTAACGACAGATCACACCTATACATAGCAAAGCATAAACTACCGCCGGGAGAACCGTAATTTGGGATAAAAACTTATACCTGTCCGCAACAAAAAATACTAGAAATGACAAGCACAGCAAAGCCAACACTCCGATTCCCTTCCACCCCAAACCGCCCTGTTCTTGAAAAGCCGGAATAGAAATAACGCCCAAATCCGAACAAACGGAAAAATCATCAGACCCGAAAGTAAAACGTAGAAAAGCGATTGCTGCCAAAATAAATGGCAGCAAATACAGCATATAAACCCTCTTGGTTTTTAAAATGGCGTTAAATCCCATCATCCGACCCTTTATAAATCAAAACCTATATCCCTTCTGAAATTCATCCCCTCGAAATGAATCTTAGCTACATTTTCGTAAGACTGAGCCAATGCTTCCCGCATCGTCTTTCCGAACGAGCTAACAGCAATCACGCGTCCCCCGTTCGTCACAACCTTTCCCTCGGCCAACTTCGTCCCCGCATGGAAAACGATACTTCCTTTCACGTC
Encoded proteins:
- a CDS encoding META domain-containing protein, encoding MRKTTILMMIAVTLGFSGCKSNNGDKAQLTANEWQLKEMTTTKGKTALPQRVPTLMLTDTNTMYGFSGCNRFFGKYSTKGNTIKFEPGGSTMMACPDLQFEGEYMQTLATMTSYSIENKELKLTDKDRKQTLVFVPKTEEEIIGVANDAHGCNGAAGYTWSEARKDCIRLFESGIRMNPINDPQATLSTFIVFSTDSTLAEIFIPDMENLPLLNRRELPGGGYAWNVEDDDTYNVRQVNGQWIIEQRGETLYTETPESVVNMIFQGGDGKTKMLYQVEITFYPAEELAVVKLDDQTYELSQQRMASGFMYKKDQVSLIGKGEEAELTLPDGKVLKLHAKK
- a CDS encoding dihydroorotase, encoding MRLLFQGGTIVNEGRAFKGDLLIHNDRIEKIIEGKLDAVPGDIKIIDATGKYIIPGVIDDQVHFREPGLTHKGDIREGSRAAAAGGVTSFMDMPNVKPPTVTNALLREKQQIAKENAAVNYSFYLGATVDNIEEIKKVDPHTTCGIKVFMGSSTGNMLVDNREALEKIFAESPILIATHCEDSPTINWNLELYKQQYGEDIPPFCHPLIRSRECCYTSSSLAAELARKYGSRLHILHLSTKEELELLDQGPRTQKHITGEVCVHHLWFNDQAYHTKGNLVKWNPAIKTEEDRQALLQALNDNRLDIIATDHAPHLPAEKAGVYTQSASGGPMVQHSLVVMLELMEKGQITLENIVDKMCHAPADIFHVEERGYLREGYKADIAIFEKHPWRVKKENLLYKCGWSPLEEMSFTYQVSMTLVNGQIVYDHGKINDHVRGEMLTFY
- the ispF gene encoding 2-C-methyl-D-erythritol 2,4-cyclodiphosphate synthase, with amino-acid sequence MKIKTGIGIDIHRLEPGLDFWLGGIKLEHEKGCVAHSDGDVLIHAICDALLGAAGLDDIGVYFPDTDPAYKGIDSKILLKKVIDMIEDKGFAIGNIDCVVCLQRPKIKMRTLEMRECLSEIMGIDVDEITIKATTTEKLGFEGREEGVSAYVTVLIIKL
- a CDS encoding UDP-N-acetylmuramoyl-tripeptide--D-alanyl-D-alanine ligase, producing the protein MKELELIYNSFLAGSRITTDSREVKDGDIFIALKGENHNGNTFAAKAVAQGAKHVVIDEVAYNTAPQCVLVPDTLQFLQQLANHHRRKLNIPILGITGTNGKTTTKELCHAVLSQKYNTIATKGNLNNHIGVPLTLLSMDASTEFGIVEMGANHPGEIKELCKIVEPDYGIITNIGYAHLEGFGSYENIIRTKSALYEVVKEKSGILFVNGEDKLLCQLSENQKRYTYGIDGHFTNGEIVQTTPYLVYALKTHHGQLYIRTKLIGGYNFDNAMAATTVGMYFNIDPLQIQAAIEAYTPSNLRSQLLKTNRNTIILDAYNANPSSMQVAISNFAEMKADNKLLIIGEMRELGAISEESHKNIVELMKKNHFPQVFLVGPSFETIANNYTFTRYFPDTDTLIEYLKVHEIRHAFILIKGSRGNKLERITEYL
- a CDS encoding polyprenol monophosphomannose synthase, which gives rise to MNDRVVIIPTYNEKENIENILRYVFKLEPKFDVLVIEDNSPDGTAQIVKRLQSEFPQLHMIERKGKLGLGTAYITGFKWSLEHGYNYIFEMDADFSHNPDDLIKLYHACKSGEGDMAIGSRYVTGVNVVNWPMGRVLMSYFASKYVRFITGMKIHDATAGFVCYTRKVLEAIDLDNIRFKGYAFQIEMKFTAWTMGFKLKEVPIIFTDRTLGTSKMSGGIFNEAFWGVITMKLRSLGKRKKIKN